In a single window of the Streptomyces sp. NBC_00353 genome:
- a CDS encoding spore-associated protein, producing MGSVRNIAAVGALTTLVVGATAVFGTTASAAPNVTPQGVCGSAYKTVNSVPVGSLGTVYLTYNASNGKNCVATIRANPGTAKAMSTYIYVPDTDEWAGDSGYYKSYAGPAYVYGKAHCVSWGGNIANVYVSVENSNCAALKEYRVTEIR from the coding sequence ATGGGAAGCGTGCGTAATATCGCGGCTGTTGGGGCGTTAACCACACTGGTGGTGGGTGCCACGGCCGTGTTCGGCACGACCGCCTCTGCCGCACCCAACGTCACACCGCAGGGCGTCTGCGGCAGTGCCTACAAGACCGTGAACTCAGTGCCTGTCGGCTCGCTGGGCACCGTCTATCTGACGTACAACGCCTCGAACGGCAAGAACTGCGTCGCGACCATCCGCGCCAACCCGGGCACGGCCAAGGCCATGTCCACGTACATCTACGTACCCGACACCGACGAGTGGGCCGGGGACTCCGGGTACTACAAGTCGTACGCGGGGCCGGCCTACGTCTACGGCAAGGCCCACTGCGTGAGTTGGGGCGGCAACATCGCCAACGTGTACGTGTCGGTGGAAAACTCCAACTGTGCAGCGCTCAAGGAATA
- a CDS encoding tautomerase family protein, which translates to MPIYTCTTAQGTLRAGVKGDLAAEITRIHAEVNHVPPAYVNVVFSELPQDSVYVGGQPGAPLLIGGWARRGHPQEETTRLALELSAAASRITGIPERRILVVIQDSPARSAVEAGHVLPDPGQEKEWLRQHEA; encoded by the coding sequence ATGCCCATCTACACCTGCACCACCGCCCAGGGAACGCTGAGGGCCGGCGTCAAAGGCGACCTGGCCGCCGAGATCACCCGGATCCACGCCGAGGTCAATCACGTCCCGCCCGCCTACGTCAACGTGGTCTTCTCCGAACTGCCCCAGGACAGCGTCTACGTCGGTGGACAACCCGGGGCGCCGCTCCTGATCGGCGGCTGGGCACGCCGGGGCCACCCGCAGGAGGAGACGACCCGCCTGGCACTCGAACTGTCGGCGGCCGCTTCCCGCATCACCGGGATACCCGAACGCCGCATCCTGGTAGTGATCCAGGACAGTCCCGCGCGTTCCGCGGTCGAAGCCGGCCACGTCCTGCCCGACCCGGGGCAGGAGAAGGAATGGCTGAGACAGCACGAGGCGTAA
- a CDS encoding acetoacetate decarboxylase family protein, which yields MKGYTVPLSPRGIANLAPAPPWHYAGTVVGVEFFTDPAAAAATLPEGLTPDPDSAGRGVAMFIDWQYSSTGLEYLDPARSQYREFLITLDARYNDTPVAWCPYIYVDNDSAMARGWVQGFPKKLGAVHQTRAYSVGGPGTPVLGPGGQFGATASAAGQRIAEAKITLEQPVPDPTALMNRPVINLRHFPRLAAGQHDKPAVHELVMSVLDDTAISDAWVGTADLAFLPAHGEELADLPIQRTGKGFHFDLAYTVTDLKSLADHSN from the coding sequence ATGAAGGGTTACACCGTCCCCCTGTCTCCCCGTGGCATCGCGAACCTGGCGCCCGCCCCGCCGTGGCACTACGCCGGCACCGTGGTGGGCGTGGAGTTCTTCACCGACCCGGCCGCCGCCGCGGCGACTCTGCCCGAGGGCCTGACCCCGGACCCGGACTCCGCCGGCCGCGGCGTCGCGATGTTCATCGACTGGCAGTACTCCTCCACCGGCCTGGAGTACCTGGACCCCGCACGCTCGCAGTACCGGGAGTTCTTGATCACCCTGGACGCCCGCTACAACGACACCCCCGTGGCGTGGTGCCCCTACATCTACGTCGACAACGACTCCGCCATGGCCCGTGGCTGGGTCCAGGGCTTCCCCAAGAAGCTCGGCGCCGTCCACCAGACCCGCGCCTACTCCGTCGGCGGCCCCGGCACCCCGGTCCTCGGTCCAGGCGGACAGTTCGGCGCCACCGCCTCCGCGGCCGGACAGCGCATCGCCGAAGCCAAGATCACCCTGGAACAGCCGGTCCCTGACCCCACCGCCCTGATGAACCGCCCCGTGATCAACCTCCGCCACTTCCCCCGCCTGGCCGCCGGACAGCACGACAAGCCCGCCGTCCACGAACTGGTCATGTCCGTCCTGGACGACACCGCCATCAGCGACGCCTGGGTCGGCACCGCCGACCTCGCCTTCCTCCCCGCCCACGGCGAAGAACTTGCCGACCTGCCCATCCAGCGCACCGGCAAGGGATTCCACTTCGACCTCGCCTACACCGTCACCGACCTCAAGTCCCTCGCCGACCACAGCAACTGA